A segment of the Streptomyces sp. ITFR-21 genome:
TCGGCGGACGGCGCGGGAGACGTCCGGCCCAGCTGCGACCGTACGACGCCGCCCGCCTCGCCGGTGCGGGCCGCGTCCTCCAGCAGGGCCAGCGCGGCGGGGAAACTGCGCCGCATCACCGCCAGCGGCTGGCCGGCCGCGCCACCGGTCTGCCCGTACATCGCCGCGAGCAGGCCGATCTTGGCCCGCGGCCGATCACCGTCGAAGGCGTCCTCGGCCAGCGCCGCGTACAGGTCGCCGGCCGCCGCCGCCCGGGTCAGACCGGGGTCGCCGGACATCGCGGCCAGCACCCGCGGCTCCAACTGGCCGGCGTCGGCGACCACCAGCCGGTGGCCCGGATCGGCGACCACCGCCGCCCGCAGCAGCCGGGGGATCTGCAGGGCGCCGCCGCCCCGGGTCGCCCAGCGGCCGGTGACGACGCCGCCGGCCACGTACTCGGGGCGGAAGCGGCCGGCCGGCGCCCAGCGCTCCCGCCAGGCCCAGCCGTGCGCGACGTGGATCCGGGACAGCTCCTTGTACCGCAGCAGCAAGGCGGCGGCCGGATGGCCGACCTGCTTCAGCTCGTAGGAGCGGGTGGAGGCCAGGTGCACCCCGATCCGGGCGAACGCGGGCAGCACCTGGGCGGGGGAGTCGGGGTTGACCGGCCGGCCCAGCTCCTCCTGGAGGCGCCCGGCGAGCTCGACGAGCCGGGCGGGCCGGGCACCGCCGGCCGGGCGCGGCCCGAGCAGGGCCGTCAGCAGCTCGTCGTGCGCGGCGGCGCTCCACGGCAGCCCGTCCCGGCCCATCTCCACGGCGGCCAGCGCCCCGGCGGACTCCGCGGCGCACAGCAGCCGCATCCGCTCCGGGTGGCCGCCCGCGGCGATCCGGCGCTGCTGGGCCGCGTGCACGGCGACCAGGGCGGCCAGCGGGTCCGTGTCCCGCGGCAGACGATGCCGGTCGGCGGCGAACAGCACGGGCCGCCCGTCCGCGCCGGACTCGGGCGCGTCGGGCGGTTCGGGCAGCCCGCGCAGCCGCGCCCACGCGCCGCCCAGCGACCTCGGCCGCCCGTGCCGCCCCTCCTGCCCGAGCAGCAGCGCCTCCACCAGCTTCACGTCATGGCAGCGCGCCACCCGCGGCAGCGCCGGGTAGACCTCGTCCGTCACCGCCCACACCCACCGCGGTGCCCGCGCCGCCTCCAGCCTCCCCACCTCGGCGGCCAGATCCGCCACCGCCACCTCGTCCCCGGCCGGTTCCCCGTCATCGCCGACCGGCCGGAGCCGGCCGCCCGCTCCGACGGCGTCCGCCATCACGGCCACCCGCGTCCCGCGCCCGCCGTCTCCCTCCACCCCACCGACCATAGGCGCACCCTCCGACAACGGTGCCCCGCGCGGGTCCTGACAGCGCGAAGCCGCCCGGACCACCGGTAGGCGACCGGCTGTCCGGGCGGTTTCGCGCACCGGGTCGTACGGGTTTTCAGCTGTTCTGCCGGGCCTCCGCCACGGACTTGTGCACCTCGTCCATGTCGAGGGCACGCGCCTGGGCGATGACGTCTTCGAGCGCGGCCCCGGGCAGGGCGCCGGGCTGGGCGAAGATGGCCACCTTGTCGCGCACGATCATCAGCGTCGGGATCGACTGGATCTGGAAGGCCGCGGCCAGTTCCGGCTGTGCCTCCGTGTCGACCTTCGCGAAGACCAGGTCCTGATGCTCGCCCGAAGCCCTGTCGTACACCGGGCCGAACATCTTGCACGGACCGCACCAGTCGGCCCAGAAGTCGATGAGGACGAAGTCGTTCGTAGACACGACCTCGTCGAAGTTCTCCTTGGTCAGCTCCACAGTGCTCATGCAGGCGCCAACGAGCGCCGTCGCACGGAAATTCCTTGCCCGCGCGGGCGCCCGCGCCGACCGCCGTTCACCCGTCCGAGTGATGCGGACCGCCCGGGATCAGGGCAGCGGCTGGTCCGGCCGCGGGCCGTCGTACGACCCGCTCGGCCGCATCCGCAGTGGCCGCTCCCCGTACTCCTCCAGCGCGTGCGCGATCCACCCCGCGGTACGGGCCACCGCGAACACCGTCTCGCCCGCCTCCACCGGCATCCCGGAGGACACCGACAGCACACCGAGCGCCAGGTCCACATTGGCGTGCAGCGGGGAGTGCCGGGCGGTGGTCGCCACCACGTCGCGGGCCGCGGCCAGCGCGTCCGCCGCGGCCGGCACCCGCCCCAGCAGGGTGAGGAGCAGCCGGGCCCGCGGGTCCTCGCCGCGGTAGACACGGTGGCCGAGCCCCGGGATGAGCTGCCCGGCCCGCTGGTGCTCGGCGACGACCGGGCCGGCGCTGCCGCGCTCCAGCACCTCCGCCAGCATGCGGTGGGCCAGCGCGCTGGCCTGCCCGTGCAGTGGGCCGTCGAGCGCCCCGAGCCCTGCCGACACCACCGCGTACGGATGCGCGCGGGCCGAGGCGGCGACCCGGGCGGCCAGTGTGGAGGCGGCCAGGTCGTGGTCGATGAGCAGCGCGAGCGCCGCGTCCAACACCCGCAGCGACGCCTCGTCCGGGGCCCGTACGGTCAGCCGCGACCACAGCCGCGCGGCGAGCGGGCCGCCGCCGCGGTGCGGTACCCCGGCCGGCGGCAGCGCGTCCACCAGCGTCGGGATGAGGGAGCGGGCCGAGCCGAGCACGGCCTCCTGCGACAGGTCGAAGCGCAGCGGGTCGGCGGTGGCCGCCGCGATCACCGCGATCCGCAGCCGGTCCATCGGACCGCAGTCGGCGGACAGCGAGCCGGCCGCCCTGCGGGCCGCGGCCAGTTGCTGCGGGGGAGCGGTGAAGCGCACCCCGCGCCGCAGCACCCCGGTCCACAGCCACTCGGCGACCTCCTCGTAGGCGTACGCCTCGGCCAGCGCGACGGCGTCCACCCCCCGGAAGTAGTAGCGGTCGGGGTCGATCAGGGTGATTCCGGTCCGCACCTGGGCCCAGCCCGCCGCGACGCCGCCGGCCGGTCCCGCCGGCGACTCCGGCGGCCCGGGGCGGCCGCGCCGCGCCAGCGCCGCGACCTCGGCGGGGTCGAAGGTACTGCCCCGGCCGCCCACCGCCCGTCTGCTGCCCAGCAGGCCGCGGCTGACGTACGCGTACAGCGTCTCGGGCTTGACGCCGAGCCGCCGGGCCGCCTCCCGGGTGGAGATCCGGCCGTCGCCGCTGTCCACGCCCGTGATCACCGGGTCCGCCGATCCTTCCGCCATGCGCTCACCGTACCCGGACCCGGCCACCGATCTATGTTGATTCAATCAATGTTGACAGTGGATTAATCAATCATGGACAGTCACGTCAATAGCCAAGGAGGAAGCCGATGCCCACCACCGGACGCAACGCTCCGATCGACGTACCCCGAGGTCTCAAGGGTGTGATCGTCACCGAGACATCCCTCGGTGACGTCCGCGGCACCGAGGGCTTCTACCACTACCGGGAGTTCTCAGCCGTCGAACTGGCCGAAACCCGTACGTTCGAGGACGTCTGGCATCTGATGTTCCACGGCACGCTGCCGGACGCCTCCCGGCGCGCCGCCTTCACCGCCGAGACCGCGGCGCTCCGGCACCTGCCCGCCGAGGTGACCGCCGCGCTGCCCGCCGTCGCCCGCGCCACCGCGCTCGCCGGCCCGCTGGCGGGACTGCGGACAGCGCTGTCGCTGGCCGGTGCCGCCGCCGGCTTCCGCCCGCTGTACGACGTCGACCCCGAACGCCGCCGGGCCGACGCGCTGGCCGCCTGCGCCGCCGTACCCACCCTGCTCGCCGCGCTGCACCGGCTCGGGCAGGGGCTCGAACCGGTCGCACCCCGCGACGACCTGCCGCACGCGGCGAACTACCTCTACATGCTCACCGGACAGCAGCCGGATCCGAACAGGGCGCGGGCGGTGGAGCGGTATCTGATCTCCACCGTCGACCACGGCTTCAACGCCTCCACCTTCACCGCCCGGGTGATCGCGTCCACCGGCGCCGACCTGGCCGCCTGCCTGGTGGGCGCGATCGGCGCGCTGTCCGGGCCGCTGCACGGCGGTGCGCCGAGCCGGGCGCTGGACACCCTCGACGCCATCGGCACCCCGGACCGGATCGACGGATGGCTGCGCGAGCACATCCTGGCCGGCGACCGGATCATGGGCTTCGGCCACCCCGTCTACACCACCGAGGACCCGCGCTCACGGCTGCTCAAGGGCATCGCCCGGAGCTTCGGCGGCGAACTGGTGGACTTCGCGGTCCGGGTCGAGGAGCGGGCCGAGGCGATACTCGCCGAACTGAAGCCGGGCCGGAACCTGCACATCAACGTGGAGTTCTTCGCCGGAGTGGTGATGGAGCTGTGCGGCCTGCCGCGGGAGATGTTCACCCCGACCTTCGCCGCCGCCCGGGTGGCCGGCTGGAGCGCCAACGTCCTGGAGCAGGCAGGCGACAGCAAGATCATCCGCCCGGCGGCCCGCTACGTCGGCCCGCCGCCCGGCCGCCCGGTACCGGCCGCCTGACGTACAGGCCCCGCCGCGGTCCGCGCGGCGGTCCGCCGGGCGCCGGGCGGCGGGCATGTACGGCATACCGACTAGTCGGTAGTCTCTGCGGGAGCGCCCTACCGGCCGGTAGGACCATGTGACCGCGGAGGAGCCGATTGTGCGTGCCATCCAGATCACCCAGTTCGGCGGCCCCGAGGTGCTCAGCGAGGCCGAGCTCCCGGACCCGGTGGCCGGCCCCGGCCTGCTGCTGGTCGACGTCACCTCGGCTGGCGTCAACTACGCCGACACGCACACCGTGGAGAACTCCTACCTCGCCCGCGCCACGCTCCCCCTGGTGCCCGGCGCCGAGGTCGTCGGCCGCACCCCGGACGGCCGCCGGGTGGTCGCCGTCACCCAGAACGGCGGCTACGCGCAGAAGGCCGTCGCCGAGGAGCATCTCGCCCTCGACGTGCCGGACGCCGTCACCGACGCGCAGGCGCTGGCCGTCGTCGTCCAGGGCCTCACCGCCTGGCACCTGCTGCGCACCTGTGCCCGCCTGGCCGCGGGCGAGAGCGTCGTGGTGCACGCGGCGGCCGGCGGCACCGGCTCGCTCGCCGTGCAGCTCGCCAAGGCGTACGGCGCCGGGCGGGTGATCGCCACCGCCTCCTCCAAGGAGAAGCGCGACCTGGCCCTGGAACTCGGCGCCGACACGGCGGTCGACGGGAACCCCGACGGGCTCAAGGAGCGCCTGATCGAGGCGAACGGCGGCAGGAAGGCGGACATCGTGCTGGAAATGGCCGGCGGTCCGGTCTTCGACGCCTCACTGGCCGCCCTGGCTCCCTTCGGGCGCCTGGTCACCTACGGCATGGCCTCCAGGGTGCCGGCGACCCCGCTCGCGGCCGCGCAGCTGATGGGGCGGTCGCGGGCGGTCGTCGGCTTCTGGCTCGCGCACTGCCTGGACCGCCCGGGGATGTACCGCGAACCCGTCGCGGAACTGCTCGCCATGACCGCGGAGGGACGGCTGAAGCCGCAGGTCGGCGGGATATACCCGCTGTCCGAGGCGGCCCGCGCGCACCAGGACCTGCGGGCCCGGCGGACCTTCGGCAAACTGGTGCTCGACGTCACCCGGTGACCGCGGCGCGAGGCACGGCGGGCGGAGGCGGGAGAAACGGCAGGAGAAGGGGGCGACCGTCCCGCGGCCCTCCCGCGGCCGTCCGGGCGGCCGAACCGTAAAGCTCCGGTAAGCCGCCCCGGGAGCGGAACCGATCGGGACGTGCTGGTCGTTGCATCGACGGGTAGAAACGCCCTACCGGCTGTATCCACTCACGGAGCACGTCGGGCCGCGGCTCGCGACCCGCGCCCCGCACGACTCGGGAGGGGCCACTTTGAACCGTAACCGCTTCACGCCGGACCGGGGGCTGACGACCAGGATGGTCGTCACGATGTTCCTGATCGGGCTGCTCTATGTCGTCTTCGTGGGCGCACTGCTCGCCCTGCTGCGCGGCTCCTGGCCGCTGATCCTGGTCATCGCCGGCGCACTGTTCATCGCCCAGTTCTGGTTCAGCGACCGCATCGCCGCCTTCAGCATGGGCGCCCGTGAGGTCACTGCCGAACAGGCGCCGGAACTGCACGGCGTGGTGGACCGGATCTGCGCGCTGGGCGACCTCCCCAAGCCCAGGGTCGCCATCGCCGACTCCGACGTGCCCAACGCCTTCGCCACCGGCCGCAGCCAGAAGAACACCCTGGTGTGCGCCACCACCGGCCTGCTGCGCCGGCTGGAGCCCGATGAGCTGGAAGGCGTCATCGCGCACGAGCTGTCCCACGTCGCGCACAAGGACGTGGCCGTGATGACGATCGCCTCCTTCCTCGGCATCCTGGCCGGCATCGTCACCCGGATCGGGCTGTGGGGCGGCTTCCGCCGCGCCCGCGACCCCGGCACCGCCGCCCTGGCCATCCTCATCCCGCTGGTCAGCGCCGTCGTCTACGTCATCAGCTTCCTGCTCACCCGGATGCTGTCGCGCTACCGTGAGCTGTCGGCCGACCGCAGCGCGGCGCTGCTCACCGGCCGGCCCTCCTCGCTGGCTTCGGCGCTCACCAAGGTCAGCGGGCAGATCGCCGCCATCCCCACCCGGGACCTGCGCAAGGTGGAGCCCTTCAACGCCTTCTTCTTCGCGCCCGCGCTCAGCGGCGGCGCGTCCTTCTCCCGGCTGCTGTCCACCCACCCCACCCTCGAACAGCGCCTTGAGCAGCTGGGCCGGATCACCCAGGAACTGGACCGCCGCTGATGGGCCTGCTGGACGTACTGCTGGGCCGCACGAAACCGGTCCGCCCCGACCTCGACCAGCTCTTCGGCCTCAGCTCCGCCGCCATCACCCTGCAGGCGGCCGGCGAACTGCGGCCCACCGGGCTGGGCTCGGTGTGCTTCGCCGCCGTCGAGGGCGGCGCCTTCGCCGAGATGCGGCAGGACCTGGACGCGCTGCTGTCGGTGGAGGCCACCCAGGACTCCTACGGCTACACCTGGCTGCTGGCCCGGCACGACCCGGAAGCGGTCACCGACCTCGTCACCGACCTGCACGCGATCAACTCGGCTCTGGAGGAGCGCGGCTTCGGCCCGCAGCTGCTCTGCTCCCTGGTCGGCTTCAAGGACCCCGCCGGCCGCTCGCTCGCGCTGGTCTACCTCTACAAGCGCGGCTCCTTTTACCCGTTCGCGCCGCTGCCCGGCGAGAAGCGGGACAGCGCGCTGGAACTGCAGGTCAAGGCCCTGGTCGTCAACGACCTCCGGCTGGAGAACGACCTGTCCCGCTGGTTCCCGGTCTGGGGTGCGCCGGGCCTGTGACCCCGGCGGAACGGGGCAGACGAGCCTATGGTGGTGATCAGCCCGACGTATGACGCCCTGGAGGCACCGTATGACCGCATACGACCCGTCCGCCGTGAAGCTCAGCCCCGCGCAGTGGGTGGCCGACCAGGCCCGCCGCTACGAGGAGTCCGACGGCACCGAGGCCACCGACATGAACGGCTCGCCGTGCCTGTTGCTCGACTACCTCGGCCGGCGCAGCGGCGACTGGCTCCGTACGGTGCTCATCTACGCCCGCGACGGCGACGACTATTTGATCGTGGCGTCCAAGGGCGGCGCCCCCGAGCACCCCCAGTGGTTCCTGAGCGTGCGGGAGAACCCCGACGTCCACCTCCGGGTGCTCGGCGAGCGGTTCGCCGCCCGCGCGGAGGTGCTCTCCCCGGAGGAGAAGGCCCGTGTCTGGCCCCTCCTGCTGGAGGTGTACGCGTCGTACGAGGACTACCAGAAGAAGACCGACCGCGACATCCCGGTGGTCAGGCTCAGCCGCGTCTGAGGCTGCCGCGGCCCGGACGGCTCCCGCGCTCCCGGGAGCGCCGGAGCCGTCCCCAGCCGACCGGGTGGGGGGGAGCCCACCCCGGGTGCGCGCCATCCCACCCGGTCCCGGGCACCGGCCCCCCGCCGCGAGCCTGTCCGCCTCGCGTCCCAGCCGCGTCCGGCGCGGGGACCCGAGGCGGCGGGGTCAGCCGCGGAGGTCGAGGTGGGGCTTGAGGGCGTCCAGCGCGGCGGCAAGGCGCGGTGAGCCGCACTGGCGGGAGAAGCCGGCGGCTTCACGGCCCAGCGCGCGGGCGCCGTCGATGTCGCCGACCAGCGCGCGGGCCTCGGCGGCTCGGGCGGAGTACAGGCTGCGGTCGCGCAGGAAGGCCGGGTCCTGCGCCGCCAGCGCCTGTTCGAGCAGTGGCACGGCCTCCTGCGCCCTGCCGAGGTCCAGCAGCGACTGCCCGGTCTGCGCGGCGAGCTCGGCCGCGTCGAACCAGTACAGCCAGGCCGGCCCCGGGTCCGCCGCGGCCGCGGCGAGCCGGCGTTCGGCCTCCGCGGCGGCCCGCCGGAACGCTCCCTCGGCGCCCAGCGCCGCGTGCGCCCGGCCCAGCCGGCTGGCGGCCAGCGCGCGGACCACCGGGGGAGCGCCGCCCGCCGCGCGCACCGCCGCCTCCGCCGCCGCGACCGCGTCCCGGGGCCTGCCCGCGATCACCTCCTGCAACGCCAGCCCGCCCCACAGCGCCACGGCCATACCGCGGTCGCCGGCGGTGTGCGCCAGCCGCAGCCCGGTCAGGTAGTGCCGCTGCGCGGCGCTGTTGCGCCCGGTGTCGGTGGCCGCCCAGCCGCCGAGCTGGGCCAGGTCGGCGGCCACCCGCAGCAGCCGGGCCTGGACGGCGCGCGGCTGCGTACCGCAGCTCAGCAGCCGCAGTACGAGGCGCAGATCGGCCGTCACCCGGTGCCACACCGCGCCGCCGCCCAGCCGGTCGTCCACCTGCCGCAGTCCCAGCACGCCGGACTCCAGCCAGGCCAGGACCGTGTCGTCGACCACCGCCGGGCCGTCGCCGTACACGGGTGTCCGCTCCACCGCGTGCCTCGTCGACGCGTCGGCGAGCACCGGGCCGCCCGGCGGCGGGCCGGTCGGCGCCGCCTCCGCGGCCGCGGCGTCCCAGTCGGCGATCGCCTCCAGGAGGGTCCGTTCGTCGGCGATCGGGAAGCCGCGCGGATCGGAACCGCCGTCGGCCACCAGCGACCCGAGGGCGTTCAGACCGCCCTCACGGGTCCAGGGCAGGCCGTCGGGCATCCCGCCGTGCGCCGGGAGCCAACGTGGCCAGGGGTGCGTCTCCAGCTCCTTGGGGGGGATACCGAGCGCCCTGGCCAGCGCCCGCTGGCTGTCGGCTTCCGGGACCACCCCCCAGTGCTCCCACCGCCACACCTTCTCGCGGCGGGCCGCCATCGGGACCCCGAGCGCGCGGGCGTGCTCGGCGATGACCCGGGCCACGTCCTGGTAGCTCCAGCCGTGTCTTCGCCGCACATAGGCGAGCGGGTGCGTGGACGCGGCGGCGTCTTCTCCTGCCGCTCCTGCCACGTAGCTGCCGTCCATTCCCATCCGGTCCCCGGTACGCCGGGGCGCCCCGCCGCGCCACCGCGTGCCCCGGCCGTACTTGCGATCAGGCATTCGAATATCAGGAACTCGGCCGCCGGCGCCACCCGGGAGCCGCCACCAGCGCCGTTCCGACGCTCAAACCCCTGCCACGATACGGGACTACAACGAGACAACAGGTCCGGCCT
Coding sequences within it:
- a CDS encoding bifunctional 3'-5' exonuclease/DNA polymerase, producing MADAVGAGGRLRPVGDDGEPAGDEVAVADLAAEVGRLEAARAPRWVWAVTDEVYPALPRVARCHDVKLVEALLLGQEGRHGRPRSLGGAWARLRGLPEPPDAPESGADGRPVLFAADRHRLPRDTDPLAALVAVHAAQQRRIAAGGHPERMRLLCAAESAGALAAVEMGRDGLPWSAAAHDELLTALLGPRPAGGARPARLVELAGRLQEELGRPVNPDSPAQVLPAFARIGVHLASTRSYELKQVGHPAAALLLRYKELSRIHVAHGWAWRERWAPAGRFRPEYVAGGVVTGRWATRGGGALQIPRLLRAAVVADPGHRLVVADAGQLEPRVLAAMSGDPGLTRAAAAGDLYAALAEDAFDGDRPRAKIGLLAAMYGQTGGAAGQPLAVMRRSFPAALALLEDAARTGEAGGVVRSQLGRTSPAPSADRFPDEAADPGDGSSPDRRAARSRGRFTRNFVIQASASDWALAMLAALRRRLAAIGTQPRLVFFQHDEVIVHTPTALAPQVSAAVEAAAEEASRLVFGPTGVPFPLHTHTVKCYADAK
- the trxA gene encoding thioredoxin, with product MSTVELTKENFDEVVSTNDFVLIDFWADWCGPCKMFGPVYDRASGEHQDLVFAKVDTEAQPELAAAFQIQSIPTLMIVRDKVAIFAQPGALPGAALEDVIAQARALDMDEVHKSVAEARQNS
- a CDS encoding citrate/2-methylcitrate synthase — its product is MAEGSADPVITGVDSGDGRISTREAARRLGVKPETLYAYVSRGLLGSRRAVGGRGSTFDPAEVAALARRGRPGPPESPAGPAGGVAAGWAQVRTGITLIDPDRYYFRGVDAVALAEAYAYEEVAEWLWTGVLRRGVRFTAPPQQLAAARRAAGSLSADCGPMDRLRIAVIAAATADPLRFDLSQEAVLGSARSLIPTLVDALPPAGVPHRGGGPLAARLWSRLTVRAPDEASLRVLDAALALLIDHDLAASTLAARVAASARAHPYAVVSAGLGALDGPLHGQASALAHRMLAEVLERGSAGPVVAEHQRAGQLIPGLGHRVYRGEDPRARLLLTLLGRVPAAADALAAARDVVATTARHSPLHANVDLALGVLSVSSGMPVEAGETVFAVARTAGWIAHALEEYGERPLRMRPSGSYDGPRPDQPLP
- a CDS encoding citrate synthase translates to MPTTGRNAPIDVPRGLKGVIVTETSLGDVRGTEGFYHYREFSAVELAETRTFEDVWHLMFHGTLPDASRRAAFTAETAALRHLPAEVTAALPAVARATALAGPLAGLRTALSLAGAAAGFRPLYDVDPERRRADALAACAAVPTLLAALHRLGQGLEPVAPRDDLPHAANYLYMLTGQQPDPNRARAVERYLISTVDHGFNASTFTARVIASTGADLAACLVGAIGALSGPLHGGAPSRALDTLDAIGTPDRIDGWLREHILAGDRIMGFGHPVYTTEDPRSRLLKGIARSFGGELVDFAVRVEERAEAILAELKPGRNLHINVEFFAGVVMELCGLPREMFTPTFAAARVAGWSANVLEQAGDSKIIRPAARYVGPPPGRPVPAA
- a CDS encoding quinone oxidoreductase family protein; translated protein: MRAIQITQFGGPEVLSEAELPDPVAGPGLLLVDVTSAGVNYADTHTVENSYLARATLPLVPGAEVVGRTPDGRRVVAVTQNGGYAQKAVAEEHLALDVPDAVTDAQALAVVVQGLTAWHLLRTCARLAAGESVVVHAAAGGTGSLAVQLAKAYGAGRVIATASSKEKRDLALELGADTAVDGNPDGLKERLIEANGGRKADIVLEMAGGPVFDASLAALAPFGRLVTYGMASRVPATPLAAAQLMGRSRAVVGFWLAHCLDRPGMYREPVAELLAMTAEGRLKPQVGGIYPLSEAARAHQDLRARRTFGKLVLDVTR
- the htpX gene encoding zinc metalloprotease HtpX, giving the protein MNRNRFTPDRGLTTRMVVTMFLIGLLYVVFVGALLALLRGSWPLILVIAGALFIAQFWFSDRIAAFSMGAREVTAEQAPELHGVVDRICALGDLPKPRVAIADSDVPNAFATGRSQKNTLVCATTGLLRRLEPDELEGVIAHELSHVAHKDVAVMTIASFLGILAGIVTRIGLWGGFRRARDPGTAALAILIPLVSAVVYVISFLLTRMLSRYRELSADRSAALLTGRPSSLASALTKVSGQIAAIPTRDLRKVEPFNAFFFAPALSGGASFSRLLSTHPTLEQRLEQLGRITQELDRR
- the pspAB gene encoding PspA-associated protein PspAB, whose amino-acid sequence is MGLLDVLLGRTKPVRPDLDQLFGLSSAAITLQAAGELRPTGLGSVCFAAVEGGAFAEMRQDLDALLSVEATQDSYGYTWLLARHDPEAVTDLVTDLHAINSALEERGFGPQLLCSLVGFKDPAGRSLALVYLYKRGSFYPFAPLPGEKRDSALELQVKALVVNDLRLENDLSRWFPVWGAPGL
- a CDS encoding nitroreductase family deazaflavin-dependent oxidoreductase, with the protein product MTAYDPSAVKLSPAQWVADQARRYEESDGTEATDMNGSPCLLLDYLGRRSGDWLRTVLIYARDGDDYLIVASKGGAPEHPQWFLSVRENPDVHLRVLGERFAARAEVLSPEEKARVWPLLLEVYASYEDYQKKTDRDIPVVRLSRV